The DNA sequence ggataacttccgcaaacgatgctacaaacatgtttctcgaaagtggaatttaggcaatgacttagtgagcaagtctgccatactatcctcagattgaaccttcactttgatcttgaggagagtctgttgttgctgattatccttggtgttatcgctttagATCTAGCATTACTTCAttcgttcaaaacaagcagcattatcttgaatgcttgtaggctcatctgtggtagacttcaaaccacaattgtttgaacatgcgtaattatggatccaatccatatacattcaagaaccactttgtgaagagcaatgatctctgcattgttcgaagatatagcgactatggtCTAAAAGGACCAAATATTATATGGGTGACATCAAACATTTACTCTAAATTACTATAATTCACCATGAAATGAAGCTTGTTCAccgtttgattttttttttcccaatatAATAGATAGTTGATCAAATAAGCAGTTTCACAAAGTTTTGCTTAAAATGTCAATGATTTTCTCTGAATTTCCttcatttctttcaaaaatttatCGATATCGAAATTTTCTCGATATTTCCATCAAAATTTCCATTTTCCGAACCATCAATATTTCGTCAATactcgatattttggtcactAGATAAACTATATTGAACGAACACTCACCcataaataaaaattcaacaTTAGGCTGAAAAAACACTATACTTTGAAACATTACTTCCAGTACGTAACAAGTAGATCATATGCAATAATATCTCAAATGTTGCAAAATAGCACAGTACACTGATCAGCACAAAAACAAAGCATCTTATCATCAACTAGCCAAAAATTACAGCCATATATACATAGTGATGAGTATTTGATTGCTAATCTTGCAATCAAAAATAATAAGAATGTATTATGCAAGGCCTGAATAATCAAAATATGATTGAACATACAATTGTAAACAATGTTAGTCAGCATCTTCTAAATCATATAGAATGATTACCTCAGCAAAATTTCATGATAGCACTAGTACTTTATACTACAACACTATAGTTACTCTGGTTTGCAATATCCTGAGGAATCTCAAGAGAAGCTTCTGGAACCTCTGTTTCCAATTTAGCTGTTTGTCGATCACTTTCAGTGGTAAGTTCAGGAAGCTCGGAGTCATCAACCTTTTCAGATGCTGCAGAAAGACGAGAGTCGGTAGCCTCCTGTGTTGCATCACAAGCATGTGAATCGTCAACCTCCTGATCTGCATTGCAAATCTGTGAGTTGATAACCTCCTCCGGTGCATCACAGAGCTGTGAGTCAATGACCGTCGTTGCATTACAAATCTGAGAATCAACCTTAGTTGAATTAGAAATTCGGAAGTCCTTGACCTCGTTCATTGCATTACAAATTTGTGAGTCGTTTATCTTTTCAGTTGCTTCAAAAAGGTGGGTTTCATCAACCTTCACAACTGCATGGCTTAGCTCAGTGTTACTTTCCTCACCAGTCACCTGGACCAGCTCTGACTGATCGAAACCAATGTCATCATCCCCACTGATCATATGCAAAGCAGTGACCTCATTTTCAACAGGATATAATGGCAAATGATCCTCCTCCCTATGTGCATGATACGATTGTAATCGATCAACAGAAACGGTGGCACCAGAAAACGGAGATTGATCACCTTCACTAGCAGTGTGATATTGTACTGGATGATCCTTCCGCAAACGTTTTCCTGCACCTTTTCTTCTTACCCTCTCCTTCCCTCTTATCCTTTTGCCAAGTTCATTGTGTGGGGAGGGCGACACTCTGGCTGGACCCCCAATCTGGTCCCTCAAACATTCATGGGCAATATACCTGATCCTAGATATTAACTCAACTTGTTCTGGATCCAAACCCTTTGTTGAGAATGTATCAGCTATGTGTGCAATATCTCTCAAACCAGCATTCTGCAAGAGTTAATAATGTAACCATATAAGAATACTGATTGCTTTTCCATCGCACTTGACAACAACTATAAGAATTATAATAATTGGTCTTACCGTTCTTTGAAACTCagatgagagagagatgggTCTCCCAACAAATTTACGTGTAATTTTCAGGTACCATTGCATGTACTCACTTTCATCTGCATCATCATCCTCTACCACAATATGGAATCGACGTTCGAACCATTCATTAAGCTCTGACTCCATTTTCGCTGACAAATCAACCCCACCATCAACTCCGCGACTTTTTCGCTCCCATCGCTCTACATCCTCTGGGATTGACTGGGGGATGCCAAATTGCCTTAGACAACGATTTGGGAGATGCCTTTCTGCCTTGTCAAAGCAAATTAGCATTGTTTTCGACCTTCCTAGAATCAGATTACTCGTTATTTCTTTTGGGATAACACTACTATCCAGATGTCTATAAGGACGCCACTCCACCTATAGTCAACACCATACAAATGTATTACACTTCAACACTAAACtatgggaattttttttttttggtctgatggGAGTATAAATTATGTAAGTTATcaacagagaaaagaaaaaggagaaaacttACATCACATTCTTTCAGGGAATCCAGAACTTTACGGTAAAAAACTACATCTCGGTTTGTTGTGGGCCCACTTTGTTTTCCTTTCCAGCTAAGCACAAAAGGAAAACGATCATGCATTGAATCTTGATTGAGCTTTGGTCGTCCAATATTCAGGTGAAAGTAACTCCAGCACtgttataataaataaatacataCAATCAAAATAGCATAGACAAGAAACAATCACCAATAAAAAGCGAAGGAGTACTAAAAGCTAGCAAATGAGAAATAAAGAGTAAAAAGGCATGTAAATAACCTGAAGAAGTGTCAAACAACCACTAATCGTACTTTGAGATCTCAGAGAGGCATTGCCAAGTGCCCTGTACAAAAATGCCAAGGCTGCTGCTCCCCAGGCATATTTCCCACATTGGTCTAAATCTCCAAACAATGGAAGGTACATGACAGGGACTTTATTCCCAGTGGTAGTGGAAAATATTGTACTTCCAACAAGATATAAGAGGTAGGCACGTGTGTGGTACTCAATCACTTCAAGTGGAGCATCTTCAGGACAACGCGAAAAGAACTCTTTCAACCAGCTTAGCTTTACCATTCCACCACTAATATAACTAGACTCTGGTGTTTTTCCAAGAAATTTTTCACAAACTGAGTTACAGGTGGTATATGTTACACCCATAACAGGGTCTCCATCAATTGATAGTCCAAGCAATAGTGCAACATCCTTCAGGGTTACTGTCATTTCTCCAACATTCAGGTGAAAAGTGTTTGTTTCCCTCCTCCATCTTTCAACTAGTGCCGAAATGAGTGGGTTGTCTAGACTAATAGCAGGAATCAATCTTAAATAACCAAATCCAGCCTTCTCTACCAACTCCAACTGTGTATCCGTTAGAGTCCATTGATCGAGCTTTGATGTGTGTTCATGGCATCTAAGTGCACCACGCTCCTGTATGTTTTATCCCCATCCAGATTAGTAAAACATTTCAGCAAATACAAAAggaacaataaataaataaaaagcctTATTTAACAGTCTACCGCACCTGTCCATCCCAAACAGCTGAGGAGACATGCTTCTCCTGATCATAAAGCACCGAACCATCAATTGGTCCAGGATTTGTCCCATAAGGGTCTACCATTGATAGTTCCTCCATTACTTAAGCTGACATAAAACTATCCACCACGTACAGAGAATATTACTATTTCCGTAAAATAACTAAAGAGCACAATCTAAGTTCATAATAACATATGTAATCTATTTAAATCTGTATTAGAAATTCAGAAGGATATAAGTATTCTCAACCTATATCAAATCCACAATGTATGAGCTTTAGCTCTAGTCAGCTTGACTTGCATCTGGTGCTTTCCAATATGTCCTATACTACAATTTAAAGATGATTTGAGAAGGAAAAGTCTGCAACTTCAGTTTATTCTGACTCGACCAATTCTAATATTAAAACTCATCTCTTTTTCATACTATAATTAATCCCAATAATTTTCATAACATGACACAAATGCAGACCGATACACAAGTTCTGCTTATAAAATGAATACTAAACACTTTTATTGGGAAACATTAATTCATTACAGACATGAAAGAACAAAGATATCATTTGACAATAGCTTTCCTAGTGTGTATTTAAATCAGTCTCAAGCATCTTCCTTTCTTTCTCATGTTTTACAGAAACCAAATTGTAAGAGACTCAAGGAACAACATCACATTTCCTCAAGAGGAACATAAATGAATGGAATTCatcaaagaaacaaatataGCCTGGAGCATAACTTGCCCCTCCAAAAACACTTCCCATTACATAGAATGGACTTAATTCTTGAAGTTGCGAATAAGTTCCATGAGAACAACGAAGATTACGCTATGCTTTCACATTTTTCAAACAAATAACGCTAGGTGAACTGATATTCTTTATCTCTTTTAAAGTAATAAAATGTGATGCATAATACAAGATAGATTTCCCTTTCTTTCACATTGGCACtataaattaaatgaagaaatcCAGAAAATCTCCACGCCCCCAAATTAGTCAACAGAAACTGAACGAGAGTTCACTTAGTCTTCCGCAGCAAgtaagaagaaacagaagaaaaatgCTACACTAAGTCCTCAAGTTCATGAACTACTGAACCTCTTTCAAACATTATCCTTTCACTTCACTTGTGTTTTCCTCAATCCAAACAGAATCTATTTTTTCATCTTCTTAAAGATGGAATTACTTGCTTCTCACGAACAAGGGGATAGAAACAAAACCACTAAAAATGCTTCCTTTATTGAAATTCATCAAAAGAGCTAGGCATTTCAATTTCTCATATGTCATTTTCCAGAAACCAATACAAGATGCACTTATCCCTAAAATCTGAGGTTCCACTTGATCATCTTCATCTACCttcaccacacacacacacacacatatattatcCTAAACAAACTCTTATCTCCAAACTCTGTCCCCCTGTGCAAACTTGGCCATCAAAACAAATGGGAAAAAAGCTTGAAGCTTTAGcgtacaaaaccaaaaccaaaaaccctaatcAGAAATCCACAATCACAAGTATTCAGAGCTCAACCCGCTACTCATTTTCATTCGCAATCCACAAAATTAAGCTACCGCAAACACACAAGTAACCCCAGcgcccaaaatcaaaacccctAATTGAAAATTCAGAGTCAGTAATCCCTTCGGTTCGTTTTTGGTTTTACTCTGAAATTCAAGTGGAGGCTAAAACAATGGCGGTGTTGAGTAGCGAAAGCGAACGAAACGGTTCGTTTTGGTGCTCAATTCTTGGTCGGAAACCAAACG is a window from the Rosa chinensis cultivar Old Blush chromosome 2, RchiOBHm-V2, whole genome shotgun sequence genome containing:
- the LOC112187081 gene encoding protein MAIN-LIKE 2, coding for MEELSMVDPYGTNPGPIDGSVLYDQEKHVSSAVWDGQERGALRCHEHTSKLDQWTLTDTQLELVEKAGFGYLRLIPAISLDNPLISALVERWRRETNTFHLNVGEMTVTLKDVALLLGLSIDGDPVMGVTYTTCNSVCEKFLGKTPESSYISGGMVKLSWLKEFFSRCPEDAPLEVIEYHTRAYLLYLVGSTIFSTTTGNKVPVMYLPLFGDLDQCGKYAWGAAALAFLYRALGNASLRSQSTISGCLTLLQCWSYFHLNIGRPKLNQDSMHDRFPFVLSWKGKQSGPTTNRDVVFYRKVLDSLKECDVEWRPYRHLDSSVIPKEITSNLILGRSKTMLICFDKAERHLPNRCLRQFGIPQSIPEDVERWERKSRGVDGGVDLSAKMESELNEWFERRFHIVVEDDDADESEYMQWYLKITRKFVGRPISLSSEFQRTNAGLRDIAHIADTFSTKGLDPEQVELISRIRYIAHECLRDQIGGPARVSPSPHNELGKRIRGKERVRRKGAGKRLRKDHPVQYHTASEGDQSPFSGATVSVDRLQSYHAHREEDHLPLYPVENEVTALHMISGDDDIGFDQSELVQVTGEESNTELSHAVVKVDETHLFEATEKINDSQICNAMNEVKDFRISNSTKVDSQICNATTVIDSQLCDAPEEVINSQICNADQEVDDSHACDATQEATDSRLSAASEKVDDSELPELTTESDRQTAKLETEVPEASLEIPQDIANQSNYSVVV